The window GAACTACATGGGCCCCACATCCGACTTCGTCGACCACGCCGACTCCCTGGAGCAGTCGTGTGCCGACCTCACGGGCAAGCAGGTCAACGAGATCACGCTGACCGAGTCGGCCGAGCCGGGCAAGGTGACCATCGAGGCCGGCGACTGTGCCCAGGTGTCGAAGGTCGTCAAGGCCGTCGAGTTGCGGATGGACCCGACCAGTCAGTGCGAGTGGGTTCCGATGCTGGCCAAGAACGCTCCGGCCGTGTGTGGCGAGGGCTTCACCAGCAAGACGGTCTTCGAGGACAACTTCGACGGCGGCCTGGGCGCGTGGACCAAGGAGCAGCAGGTCGCCTTCGAGGGTGGCTTCGGCAAGCCTTGGGGCACGACTGCCACGTTCCCCGGCAAGGACAACGTGGGGCGCGTGGCCATGGGCTCAGCCGGCGATGAGGGTGACTGCTCGATGGGCGAGGGAGACTTCTCCAGCGTCGACTCGATCATCAGCCCGGCGATCACCATCCCGGCCGGCAAGGCACCGAAGTTGGCCTTCGACCACTACGTCGCGACCGAGGGTGGTTTCGACGGCGGCAACGTGAAGGTCAGCGTCAACGGCGGCGACTTCAAGGTCGTCCCGGCTTCGGCCTACATCTTCAACGCGCCGAACACGGTGTTCCAGCCTGCTGAACAACAGGGCCAGCCCTACAACACCAACCCGATGGCCGGCGAGGCTGCCTTCAGCGGCACCAACCCGGGCAAGGCGTCCGGTTCGTGGGGTCAGTCGCAGATCAACCTCGAGGCGATCGGCGCCAAGGCCGGCGACTCGGTCAAGGTGCGCTTCGACGTGGGTCGTGACGGCTGTGGCGGAGTCGACGGTTGGTATGTCGACAACGTCCAGTTGACGGTGTGTGAGACGGCTGCGGTGACCCCGACGACGTCGCCCACCCCGACCACCACCCCGACCACCACGCCCACCACCGCTCCGGGCATGCGGCACTCGGACATCCGGGTGAAGATCCGTCCCTACAAGCCGACCCACGGCAAGGCGTTCCGGATCATCGGAAAGGTTCGTGTCCTCGAGGGTGGCGTCGCCACGGGCAAGGTGCGCTTCAAGCTCCGCGGCAAGAAGCTTGGTGTGGCCAAGCTCAACAGCCGAGGCATCGCCAAGCTCAAGATCAGCGCCAAGAAGTCCCAGAAGCTCAACGCCAAGCGCAACCACCGGGTGCGCGGACGCTATCTGGGCTCCGACACCGTGCTGCCCAGTTGGGCGACCAACGTCTTCCGTTTCCGGAAGTAGTCCCGGCAGTCACGTGAAATGACAGTGGGCCCCATCGCCGCAAGGCGGTGGGGCCTACTGTCGTCTTCGAGGCCAGCGGATTCGAGGCCAGCGGATTCGAGGCCAGTCAGACCAGCGTGCTCAGCCAGGGCCACACCACGACCGCGGTGGGCACGGCCAACAACAGCACCGATGCCGTGATCACCAGCGTCGACTGCAGTGGGCGCGCACGCGAGTCGGCCAACAGGGCGATGCGTACGGCCAGGTGCCCACCGAAGGGCAGCACGGCTTCCGGCCCACGCGCCTCACCGATGGCGAGCAGCGCTCGCCCCAAGGTCAACCGCCCGACCGTACGAGTGGCTGCTCGATCCGCGAGCAACTCGGTGAGCAGGCGCACCTCCTCCAAGGCAGCCCCGCTGGTGGCCAGTCGGGGGAAGGCACTCTGGAGCACCGCGAACGCCTCGATGACCAGGTCGTGTCGCGAGCGCAGGTGCGCGCGCTCGTGGGCGAGCACGGCGCGCGCCTCGCCTTCGTCGAGTCGTCTGAGCGCACCGGCGGTGACGACCGTGCGGGCGCGGCCCAGGCCGGGCACGCAGTAGGCGACCGCCTGTTCGTCCTCGAGCCTGTCGACGATCTGGCCCGACATCTGCATCCGTTCACTGACCAGGTCGAGGCGCGCGCGATGCTCGCGCCGGTGGCGACGAAGCACCGTGCCCACTCGGTGACCACACAGCAGCAACCGGGCCAGCACCAGGAACGTGAGCGTCAGGGAGATCCCCGCGACCACCCAGCCCTGGGGATCGGCTGTCGGCAACACCGACCAGGTCGCCAAGGAGAGCCCGGCTCCGAGCGCGGCCAACACCGACACCAGCGTCAACGACTGCCACAGCACCATCGCTGCGGCCGGCGTACGCCTCAGTGCGCGCCAGCGCATAACGGCGCGCGGCAGCAGCCCGGCGCTGAGTACGGCCAGGCCCGCAAGGAGCAGAGGGGTGAGCACTCCCACTCGCAAGAACTCAGTCCTCGAGGCGTTCGAGGGCTGCGCGCAGGGTGGCGAGATCCTCGGGGCTGGCCTCATCGAGGAAGGCGACGAGCGCATTGTTGCGCGAGCGGGGCGAGATGTCGGCCAGGGTGTCGTGCATGACCTCCGCCGTCATGGCCGCTCGCGAAGCACGCACCCGATAGCTGTGCGCCC of the Nocardioides sp. genome contains:
- a CDS encoding M56 family metallopeptidase, which gives rise to MGVLTPLLLAGLAVLSAGLLPRAVMRWRALRRTPAAAMVLWQSLTLVSVLAALGAGLSLATWSVLPTADPQGWVVAGISLTLTFLVLARLLLCGHRVGTVLRRHRREHRARLDLVSERMQMSGQIVDRLEDEQAVAYCVPGLGRARTVVTAGALRRLDEGEARAVLAHERAHLRSRHDLVIEAFAVLQSAFPRLATSGAALEEVRLLTELLADRAATRTVGRLTLGRALLAIGEARGPEAVLPFGGHLAVRIALLADSRARPLQSTLVITASVLLLAVPTAVVVWPWLSTLV